The Nocardia vinacea genome contains the following window.
GGCGACCGGGGTCGGCAGCGCGCCGTGCGGCAGCGGGGTGGGTACGGTCTCGGTCTCGTCGGTGACGGTGGCCCAGGCGGTCGCGGTCTGCTCGACCGCATCGCGCACCAACTCGGCGGCCGTGCCGTCGATGGCACCGGACGGGGCGAAGGGATTGTAGGTGGGGCCGATTCCGATACCGAGCGCCTTGGCGAAGGCGAGCTGATCGCCTGCGGCGTGCTGAATCACCTGCGTGACATCCCATTCCGAGCACGGGGTCGCCAGCTGCCACTGGTCGTCGCCGATACCGGGGACCACATCGGTCAGAGCGCGGTAGGAGGTGGCGAGGACATCGCGCCAGACGGGGCGCAGGGTCGCGGTGGCGTCGGCGGCGGTGGTGATGTTCATGGCTGGCCTTTCGTTTTCCTTCTTGCTGATGTCACCAAGCCTATGAGGCCATTAGGCTAGTTTCGTTCCTAATACATCGGCTTCATCCAAAAAGATTTCCGGAGGCGACGGTGGCGGCCACCACAACACGAGTTCTTCGCCTGCTCTCGCTGCTGCAGGACCGCGCACATACCGGCCGTGAGCTGGCCGAACGGCTCGACATCACGGACCGGACGCTGCGCAACGACATCCAGCGACTGCGCGAACTCGGCTATCCGGTGCATGCCGAGCGGGGTGCGATCGGCGGCTACCGGCTCGGTCGCGGCAGCACCATGCCGCCGCTGCTGCTCGACGACGACGAGGCCGTCGCGGTGGCCGTGGCCATCGGCCTGGCCGAGGACGGCTCCACCGGCATCGCCGATATCACCGAGAACGCAGCGCGCGCACTAGCGAAGCTCGACCAGATCCTGCCGAAACGCTTGCAGCGCAAAGTAACCGCGCTGCGCGACGCGACCGCCATCGGCCCGGCGACCACCGGCTCACGCGAACCGGATGCCCCGGTCCCGGCCGCGATACTGACCACGCTTGCGAGCGCTATCCGCGATGGCGCCACCGTGCGGATCGGGCTGGATCCCGACGCGGACAACGAAATCGAGCCCTATCGTCTGATCAACTGGCAGCGCCGCTGGTATCTGGTCGCCTACGATCTCGAAACCCATTCCTGGCGTGCGATTCCCGTCGCCCAGTTACAGCGCGCCGGCGCGGGGTCGCGCCGCTTCGCCGCACGGTCACTGCCCGACGACGATCTGGTGGCCTTCGTCATGCGCCATATCGCCAGCACGGGCTGGAAGGTGCATGCCCGGGTGACGGTCCTGGCGCCCGCCGAGACGGTGATCGCCCGCATCAACCCGGCCGTCGGCGTGGTGGAGGCCATCGACGCCGATACTTGCATCCTGCTGACCGGCGCGGATGCCCTGGAGACAATTGCCATCTACCTGAGCATGCTCATGATGGACTTCCGGGTCGACGGCCCGCCGGAACTGGTTGCGCACCTGCGCACCCTCGCGCGGCGTTATACCGAGTCCGTCGAACTGGCACCGTAGCGTTATCTAACGTCGCGGCAAGGCTTTTAGGTCGAAATTAGGGTGGAGTGGGTATGTGAACGGGGGGGATCAACTCTTGATCCCGAGGGAATCAGGAGGCATCAGCACCATGGCGGATACCCGCCCTTCGATCGCCCGCTATCTGCGGGAACGCCGGGAAGCCGCCGGACTGACCCAGGCCGCGATGGCCGTGGCCACCGGATTCCCGCAGACGGTGATCCAGGATTTCGAACAGGGCGTGGTCGCGCCGACCTCGGCGACGCTCGGCCGGTTGTTCGATGCGCTGGGTGTACCGGTGTTCTTCCGCGACCACATCGTGAGTCTCACGCAGGCGAGCCAGTTTCCGGAGACCTTCGGCCCGGTGCCGAGCGCGCCGCTGCCCACCGATCTGCGCACTTTGCGCGGCCTTGCCCAGCCCGCCTGGTTCCAGATCGTGCCGACCTTCGATCTGGTCGCCGCGAACTCCGCGTACCTGCGGCTATTTCCCGGACTCGAGCCCGGCGACAATATCCTCGAGTGGACGATGCTGAATCCGGAGGCCAGACAGGCCGTGCACGAGTGGCACAAGGAAGCGCATCTGATGGTCTACGCGCTGCGGATGATGGCGCCGGGGTTGGTGCCGCCGGAGCGGCTGGACAAGATCATCTCTGCCTGCCGGTCGGCGCCGGAGTGGGAGCAACTGTGGCTCACTGATGTCGCACCGGCCGATATCGCCAGGCAATGGATCCACGTGCGTGATCCGGCCCGCCGCGAACTGCGCCGAATGACATTGAACGTCTTCATGTCCGAATTCCCGCGGCGGCCATGGTGGATGTACACCCTGGTGCCGATCGACTGAACCCCCTGGCAGCCGGCTCGCCACCCAGGCGGACATTCATCGGCCCGAATGCGTGGCCGCGGTGGGGCTCGATCCGGCCATCAAACGACAACGGGGCCGATCCTCGCCGTTGCGGATCGGCCCCGTGGCCGTTCGGGCTCGTGACCCGATGATCAGGCGTGCCCGGCCTTATCGGCGGCATCGGCTGCCTTGCGCATCGGAATGATCAGCGTGAGCACGATGGCGACCAGGGCTGCGGCCGTGGCGATCAGGAAGGTGGTGTGGAAGCCGTCGCGCGAGGGCAGTACATGCGAGCCGAGCTGCATCGTCATGTGGGCGAGCACCACGCTCATCACCGCCGCCGAGGTCGAGGTACCGATCGAGCGCATCAGCGAATTGAGGCCGTTGGCCGCGGCAGTCTCCGTGAGCGGCACCGCGCCCATGATCAGCGCGGGCATCGCGGCATAGGCCAGACCCACACCGCCCGCGACGATCATCGCCGCGATCATCAGCTCCCAGACGCTGTTCATCAGCACCACGGCACACAGATAACCGACCGCGATCACCGCCGAACCGAGCGCCAGCGTGACCTTCGGGCCGCGCGCCGCCGACAGCCGCGCCGAGACCGGCGACAGCAGGATCATCACGAATCCCGTCGGGGCCAGCGCCAATCCGGCATTGACCATGGACAGGCCGAAGCCGTATCCGGTTTGTTCCGGCGCCATCATCAGCTGCGGGAAGGTCAGCGACATGGCGTAGAGCGCGAAACCGACCGCGATGGAAGCGAGGTTGGTGAACAGCACGCGCGGCCGCGCCGAGACCCGCAGGTCGACCAGCGGCGAGCGCTGCTTCAGTTCGAAGAACCCCCAGACCAGGAATACCACCAGAGACAGCGCGAACAGGCCGAGTGTGCTCGCACTGCCCCAGCCCCAGTCCGCACCCTTGGTGATCGGAATCAGCAAGGCCAGCAACGCAATCGACAGTCCGACCGCACCACCGAAATCGAAACGCGCAGGCGTGCGCACCGGCGACTCCGGTACGAAGACGAAAACCAGTGCGGCACAGACGACACCTAGCCCGGCCGCGGTCCAGAACAGCATGTGCCAGTCCGCATTCTGCGCGATCGCCGCCGCCAGCGGCAGGCCGAGCGCGCCACCGACACCGAGTGTCGCACTCATGATCGCCATCGCGGACCCCACCTTCTCGGCGGGCAATTCGTCACGCATGATGCTGATGCCGAGCGGGATCGCGCCGACCGCCGCACCCTGCAGCGAGCGCCCGATGATTTCGGGCGCCAGCGCGGAGGACAGCGCGCACACCACCGAACCGGCGACCATCGACACCAGATTGGCGAACAGCACCCGGCGCTTGCCGAACATATCGCCGAGTCGGCCGCTGATCGGGGTCGCGACGGCACCGGCCAGTAGGGCCGCCGTGATCACCCAGGAAGCATTGGACGCCGAGGTGTCCAGCAGCGTCGGCAGCGTGGGAATGATCGGAATGACCAGCGTCTGCATCAGCGATACGACGACACCGACCATGCCGAGGGTCGCGATGAGTAGGCCGGATGCAGGACGGCGCCGGGCGTCGTTCTCGGTGACGGTCGAAGACGCGTCGGCTGCAACAGTCATGAATATGTACGGTACACATCCTATGTATCGTGCACAATTTGCAATCGGCGTGATTCAGCCGACATAGTGTGGGCCATGCCCGAATCAGGTCCCGAGGATGACGATGAGCTCACCCGCCTCGTCTTCGAGTTGACCCTGCTCTCCCGGCACTTCCCGGCCTCGCTGCTGCGCCGGCCCGGATTCCAGCTCGACCGGTCGGCGTATCTGATCCTGACCAGGCTGGAGATGGACTTCCCGCTCAGCCTGCGCGAACTATCGGAGGCCTTCCAGCTCGATATCTCCACCATCAACCGGCAAGTCGCCGCGATGCTGAAGCAGGGCTTGGTCGAGCGCGTCCCCGATCCGGACGGCGGTATTGCCCGCAAGATCCGGGCCAGCGCCAAGGGCCTGGAATTAGTGACCGCCGATCGCGAGCAGAGCCAGGAGGGCATCGGCGCGGTCGTCGCCGACTGGACGGCCGCCGATATCGCGCAGTTGAGCGGACTCATCTCTCGGTTCAATACGTCGATAGAGCATCTCGAGGAGAATCCGTGGCCGCGCCCGCCCGCCCGGTAGGCCACCGAGTGGCGCGGCCCCCGGGGCGTCGGGCAATATCGCTGCGGTGAGGTTCGGGTTCGGGGTGGTCGCGGCGTCACTGTTCGTGGCGTCGCCGCTCGCCGTCGGCTGCGGACTCGATACCGAGGCCGACGAATGGAACGGCTGGACGGTGACGGTGTATTACACGGCGGTCGAGTCCTATCATTCCGGACCGCTCGAAACCGTACGCGGCTGCAGCGATCTCGAATGCACCGACGCCAACGTCGAAATAGGCTCGCTGCCAGAGGATTTCGTCGACGTGGTACGTGATGAGGGCACCGGCCGGATCACCAGCGGCGAGCACGCGGGTCGATATCTGAACTGGTCCTACGATGTCGGCTTCTGGGTTGACACCGAACCGCGGGACACCCGAGGCGAGGCGCTGCATCCGTTCGAGAGTGCGGCCGCCGATGGCATCGAGCCGGGAACCCGATTGCGGCTCACCGGTTGCGGGAACGCAAGGGCCGACAGCGTATGCGGCAAATTCAGTGCCGCAACTTGGACGATCGGCGACGAATTCACACCGGGACTCGGCGGCCCACGGCATCTGGACCTCTACATCGGCGAGGAAACTTCCGAAAGTTTCACCGAGGGACCGGATTTCGTGACATTCACCGGTGCGACGCTCGAACCCGTCGGGCCCTGACCCCCTTCGAAGTACACGCCGGGCGCAATGCCGTAGCAGCGCCGGAACCAGCGGGTCAGATGGGCTTGATCGGCGAATCCGGCCTCGATCGCCGCCTGGCTGATCGGTCGGCCCGCGGCGATCAATCTGCGAGCCGTGCGCAGCCGCAGCAGTCGTTGGTAATCGCTCGGTGCCAAACCGTAGTTGGTGCGGAAGGCGCGATACAGTGCGAATCGGCTGCATTCCGCGGCTTCGGCCAGATCGTCCATGGAGATGGGGTCGAGATAGCGATCGTGCAGTACCGTACGGACCCGTCGTGCGACCGCCCTCGCATATGTCCTCTACTACTGCGCGGTGAGTCAGGTCGGACCGGCGACCGCAGCGGCGGCGATGTTCCTCGTGCCCGCGTTCGGTCTCAGCTGCGCGTGGATGTTGCTCGGGGAGTCCATCTCGCTGACGCAGGCCCTCGGGGCCGCACTGATGTTCGTCGGTGCCTGGCTGAATAGTCGCAGCAACGCGCCACGCGAAACGACGCCCGCGCCGGAGCCGGTCGACGTGCGTTCCTGAGGTTTGGATGGCCGCTGGCGAGGCATTACGTGGATGACACGACCGTCTGGGCTAGGAGGATCGCGTGTCTTCTGCAGTGATAGCAATAGTGGTCGTCGTGGTGCTGGTTTTTGTCGTGGCCGGGTTGCTGGTCGCGGCTTGGCCGGTGCTGCGGAGAAAGCGGCTGCGCAAGAAGTTCGGGCCCGAGTACGACCGGACCATGGAAGAGATGGAGAGCCGGAAAGCCACCGACCGGGAGCTGACCGAACGGGAGCGGCGCCATGCCGAACTCGATATCCGGGAACTGTCGGAGCAGGAGAAGCAGCGGTATCGCACCGAGTGGGCGCAGATGCAGGAGCACTTCGTCGACGCTCCGGCGGATGCGGTGACAGCAGCCGATGTGCTGGTGGCCGACATCATGGCCGAGCGCGGCTACCCCACTGAAGGGTATGACCAGCAGCTCGCCGATCTGTCCGTCGAGCACGCGGCGACGGTGGGCCACTATCGCGCCGCGCACGAGATCGCGATCCGGCGCTCCGATACCCGAATCTCCACCGAGGACATGCGATTCGCGGTGGTGCAGTACCGCGAGTTGTTCGAGGACCTGCTCGGCGGCACGCCGGACGAGAAGAAGGAAGTAAAGCAATGAGCACGGGGCAGGACCGGGAGCGGAGTCTGGAAAACGAAGTGCCGGAAGGGGTTTCGCCAACCGGGACACGTACCGGGACCGAAGGCGATTCGGCTGCGTCGTATGGGTCGGCGCCGATATCGGAGGCTGAGGCGAGCGGGGCCGGGGCTACGTCGGCTGCGGGCT
Protein-coding sequences here:
- a CDS encoding MarR family winged helix-turn-helix transcriptional regulator — encoded protein: MPESGPEDDDELTRLVFELTLLSRHFPASLLRRPGFQLDRSAYLILTRLEMDFPLSLRELSEAFQLDISTINRQVAAMLKQGLVERVPDPDGGIARKIRASAKGLELVTADREQSQEGIGAVVADWTAADIAQLSGLISRFNTSIEHLEENPWPRPPAR
- a CDS encoding DMT family transporter produces the protein MSQVGPATAAAAMFLVPAFGLSCAWMLLGESISLTQALGAALMFVGAWLNSRSNAPRETTPAPEPVDVRS
- a CDS encoding helix-turn-helix transcriptional regulator, with translation MAATTTRVLRLLSLLQDRAHTGRELAERLDITDRTLRNDIQRLRELGYPVHAERGAIGGYRLGRGSTMPPLLLDDDEAVAVAVAIGLAEDGSTGIADITENAARALAKLDQILPKRLQRKVTALRDATAIGPATTGSREPDAPVPAAILTTLASAIRDGATVRIGLDPDADNEIEPYRLINWQRRWYLVAYDLETHSWRAIPVAQLQRAGAGSRRFAARSLPDDDLVAFVMRHIASTGWKVHARVTVLAPAETVIARINPAVGVVEAIDADTCILLTGADALETIAIYLSMLMMDFRVDGPPELVAHLRTLARRYTESVELAP
- a CDS encoding helix-turn-helix domain-containing protein, producing the protein MADTRPSIARYLRERREAAGLTQAAMAVATGFPQTVIQDFEQGVVAPTSATLGRLFDALGVPVFFRDHIVSLTQASQFPETFGPVPSAPLPTDLRTLRGLAQPAWFQIVPTFDLVAANSAYLRLFPGLEPGDNILEWTMLNPEARQAVHEWHKEAHLMVYALRMMAPGLVPPERLDKIISACRSAPEWEQLWLTDVAPADIARQWIHVRDPARRELRRMTLNVFMSEFPRRPWWMYTLVPID
- a CDS encoding AraC family transcriptional regulator, with the protein product MHDRYLDPISMDDLAEAAECSRFALYRAFRTNYGLAPSDYQRLLRLRTARRLIAAGRPISQAAIEAGFADQAHLTRWFRRCYGIAPGVYFEGGQGPTGSSVAPVNVTKSGPSVKLSEVSSPM
- a CDS encoding TIGR03086 family metal-binding protein, which produces MNITTAADATATLRPVWRDVLATSYRALTDVVPGIGDDQWQLATPCSEWDVTQVIQHAAGDQLAFAKALGIGIGPTYNPFAPSGAIDGTAAELVRDAVEQTATAWATVTDETETVPTPLPHGALPTPVAAVMCALDAAVHAWDIAIATGQPSPLNDELAGHLLTAARTLNPAPGGGSEAEIVEPLRQWGAYAAIVDGAEDDTAVAELLRYLGRDPQA
- a CDS encoding MFS transporter, which gives rise to MTVAADASSTVTENDARRRPASGLLIATLGMVGVVVSLMQTLVIPIIPTLPTLLDTSASNASWVITAALLAGAVATPISGRLGDMFGKRRVLFANLVSMVAGSVVCALSSALAPEIIGRSLQGAAVGAIPLGISIMRDELPAEKVGSAMAIMSATLGVGGALGLPLAAAIAQNADWHMLFWTAAGLGVVCAALVFVFVPESPVRTPARFDFGGAVGLSIALLALLIPITKGADWGWGSASTLGLFALSLVVFLVWGFFELKQRSPLVDLRVSARPRVLFTNLASIAVGFALYAMSLTFPQLMMAPEQTGYGFGLSMVNAGLALAPTGFVMILLSPVSARLSAARGPKVTLALGSAVIAVGYLCAVVLMNSVWELMIAAMIVAGGVGLAYAAMPALIMGAVPLTETAAANGLNSLMRSIGTSTSAAVMSVVLAHMTMQLGSHVLPSRDGFHTTFLIATAAALVAIVLTLIIPMRKAADAADKAGHA